One Hordeum vulgare subsp. vulgare chromosome 4H, MorexV3_pseudomolecules_assembly, whole genome shotgun sequence DNA window includes the following coding sequences:
- the LOC123448035 gene encoding UDP-glucose 6-dehydrogenase 4-like: protein MVKICCLGAGYVGGPTMAVIALKCPDIQVVVVDITKSRIDAWNSDTLPIYEPGLDEVVKQCRGKNLFFSNDIEKHVSEADIIFVSVNTPTKTRGLGAGKAADLTYWESAARMIADVAKSDKIVVEKSTVPVKTAEAIEKILTHNSNGINFQILSNPEFLAEGTAIQDLFNPDRVLIGGRETPEGQKAVQTLKAVYAHWVPEDQILTTNLWSAELSKLAANAFLAQRISSVNAMSALCEATGANVSEVSYAVGKDSRIGPKFLNASVGFGGSCFQKDILNLVYICECNGLPEVANYWKQVIKINDYQKSRFVNRVVSSMFNTVANKKIAVLGFAFKKDTGDTRETPAIDVCKGLLGDKAKISIYDPQVTEDQIQRDLAMNKFDWDHPVHLQPMSPTTTKQVSVTWDAYEATKDAHGICIMTEWDEFKTLDYKKIYDSMQKPAFVFDGRNVVDSEKLREIGFIVYSIGKPLDGWLKDMPAVA, encoded by the coding sequence ATGGTGAAGATCTGCTGCCTTGGGGCTGGCTATGTTGGTGGCCCCACAATGGCGGTCATCGCCCTCAAGTGCCCTGACATTCAGGTGGTTGTCGTAGATATCACCAAGTCCCGGATTGATGCCTGGAACAGTGACACACTGCCAATCTATGAGCCTGGCCTTGATGAAGTCGTGAAGCAGTGCCGTGGAAAGAACCTCTTCTTCAGCAATGACATTGAGAAGCATGTTAGTGAGGCTGACATTATCTTTGTGTCGGTAAACACCCCAACCAAGACCCGTGGTCTTGGAGCTGGTAAGGCtgctgatctcacttactgggaGAGTGCAGCTCGCATGATCGCTGATGTGGCCAAATCGGACAAGATCGTGGTCGAGAAGTCCACTGTTCCAGTCAAGACTGCTGAGGCAATTGAGAAGATCTTGACCCACAACAGCAATGGCATCAACTTCCAGATCCTCTCCAACCCGGAGTTCCTTGCTGAAGGTACTGCTATCCAAGACCTATTTAACCCTGACCGTGTTCTTATTGGAGGACGTGAGACCCCAGAAGGTCAGAAGGCGGTTCAGACGCTCAAGGCTGTGTATGCGCATTGGGTTCCTGAGGATCAGATCCTGACAACCAACTTATGGTCTGCGGAGCTATCGAAGCTTGCAGCCAATGCGTTCTTGGCCCAGAGGATCTCCTCTGTGAATGCCATGTCAGCCCTCTGCGAGGCCACTggtgcaaatgtttctgaggtgtcCTATGCTGTGGGCAAGGACTCTAGAATTGGCCCAAAGTTTTTGAATGCCAGTGTTGGATTTGGAGGCTCTTGTTTCCAGAAGGATATCCTCAACCTGGTTTACATCTGCGAGTGCAATGGCCTCCCAGAAGTCGCCAACTACTGGAAGCAGGTGATCAAGATCAATGACTACCAGAAGAGCCGGTTCGTGAACCGTGTTGTTTCCTCTATGTTCAACACTGTTGCGAACAAGAAGATTGCGGTGCTTGGTTTTGCATTCAAGAAGGATACTGGTGACACTAGGGAGACTCCAGCTATTGATGTCTGCAAGGGTCTGCTTGGTGACAAGGCTAAGATCAGCATTTATGATCCTCAGGTGACTGAAGACCAAATCCAGCGTGACCTTGCGATGAACAAATTTGACTGGGACCACCCTGTCCATCTCCAGCCAATGAGCCCCACAACTACAAAGCAAGTCTCGGTTACCTGGGATGCGTATGAGGCGACCAAGGATGCCCATGGCATCTGCATCATGACTGAGTGGGATGAGTTCAAGACTCTTGACTACAAGAAGATCTATGACAGCATGCAGAAGCCTGCCTTTGTTTTTGATGGCCGCAATGTTGTTGACTCTGAGAAGCTCAGGGAAATTGGATTCATTGTCTACTCCATTGGCAAGCCACTCGACGGTTGGCTCAAGGACATGCCTGCTGTGGCTTAA